In Xanthocytophaga agilis, the genomic stretch GGACAGCAGCCTTTTGGAGGAGGAAGAGCTTCCGGTACCAACGATAAAGCTGGTTCTTTGCTGAATTTGCTGCGTTGGGTATCAACACGGACTATTAAGGAAACATTTGTATCTCCTACTGATTATCGTTACCCTTTCCTGGCTGAAGAATAAGATAGGTATTCTATAAAAAAGCACCTCTTCTATGGTTATTAAACCTATTGGAAGAGGTGCTTTTTTTATGACAGAAATTATAAAATATAGATAGAATCCTACAAGATTTCTGTAGAAAGAATAAGAATGTACAGGATCTGCTTTTTCGATTATTTATTTATCTTTGTTTTCTAGGGCTACTATTTGTATTTGTTTGTAATAGTTTGATAATCAGCGTGAGGCTTGTTGTTGTATAGGTGTTTCGAGTGAGAAAAAACGCATCTCCTCTTTATAATTTCATATTTGATTTTTATAGAAAAACTTTGCTATGAATCTTAAAATCGTAAAATTTAGTCCACTTTTTCTGAAATACTACAAAATCTTACATCTGTAGTAATACGGTAACTACTCCCTCCTTTTCACATCTTTTTTGCATAGTTGTATTAAGAGTACAGATTTCGAATTATTTAATCTGGTTTGCTAAACTGCTGCAACAATAAAGAATTTAAAGTCAACTATGTAACCATTTTCTCCATGAGAAAGATCATAAAAAATAACTGGCTTATCGTATCTTTTGCTGCTATAGTATTACTCATATTGATAAACATTTGGATTACCATCCGTAACAATAAAGTCATTGAACAAAATTCACTGCTTGAAAAACACACTGAGGAAGTTAAATTGGCCACGCAAGGTATCCTAAATGGAACAGTACACACCTTGGACCTAGGTGTTCGGGGGTATGCTCTGACTAAGGATACCAATTTGTTATCACCTTATAAGTCGGCTTTGGTAAAACATGAACCCTTATTTCGCAAAATAGATTCTTTACTGAAAGAACAAAAGTATGACAAACTGGACTCTCTTCAGTTAGTAAAGCATGAAGTAGATAAATACATCCAGTTTATGGGTGAAATGGTGACACTAGCTGAAAAAGATAGTATGGCCGCTTTTACCAAGATGCTCAAACAAGATAAAGGATATGATGTATGGGTAAAATATGCTGCATTTGAAAAACCGGTTTTTGCCTTTCAAGACCAAATAAAACACAAAGCGCAGGAAAACTATCAAACTGCCATGTATCAGAATATTTTGATACAAATCATATTATTGATTATCACATTGCCTACAGTATACTTTATTATCTATCGTTTGAGAAAAGAAAGTAAGGAAAGGCGAATGTTATTACTGGAGCTGGAAAACTATAATCAGAATTATTTCTTCCATTCCCGCACACAAACTGAACAGGCTACAGAAGAAATAAGTGTAAAAGATATTTTGGATAATTCCATCCAGAATATTCGGCGGGCATCTGATTTTGTAAAGAACATAGCCAATGGAGATTATAGTGTGACGTGGGAAGGAATGACTGAAGCTATTCGGGAGAAAAACACTACCACACTGGCTGGTGAATTGTTGCAAATGAAAGAGCAAATGCAACAGGTAAAAGAAGAAGATCAGAAACGCAACTGGGTAAATGAAGGTCTAAGTTATCTGGGCGAGATCCTAAGAAAGGAGTCTGATCTGACTAAAATTTCAGATCGTGTTTTGGCTGAGCTTATTAAATATCTGAATGCCAATCAGGGAGCCTTATTTATCTTACAGGATGAGAATCCTGCCAGACCTGTACTACAACTGAGGGCTGCCTATGCTTATAACAGAAAGAAATACCTGAATAAAGAAATTGCACCTGGTGAGGGGCTGGCTGGACAAGCCTGGCAGGAAGCTGATACTATTTATCTGACACAAATTCCTCAGGATTACATAAAAATATCATCAGGTTTAGGTGATGCCCGTCCTAATAACTTACTGATTGTGCCACTTAAATACGATGATAAAATTCAGGGTGTGATCGAACTCGCTTCTTTCAAGACGTTTCAACCTCATGAAATTGCCTTCGTAGAAAAATTGGGTGAGAGCATGGCAGTTACATTTGCTTCTGCAAAAATCTCCGAGAAGACCAGTAGATTATTGGTTGAAACTCAGCACATGACAGAATTGATGAGGTCACAGGAGGAGGAGATGCGTCAGAATATGGAAGAGATGCAGGCTACTCAGGAAGAGATGGAACGTAAACGGCATGAGTATATGCAACAAATTGAACAGTTGACTCTGGAAAATAAAGAACTTAAAAAAATGGCAATCGCCTGATACTTGAATAGAAATCCAGCTTTAGTAAATTTTTAATTGTAAATCCTGCTATTTTTGAAGCATCCTGACAACAGGGTGCTTTTTTATTTAACACTACTTATGTCACACCGAAATTTTGCCAGAGAGATTTTATTTGGAGTCGCTGTAGGAGATGCCTTGGGAGTGCCCGTAGAATTTAAAGGGAGAATGGAATTACAGGACAATCCGGTTACTGCTATGATTGGCTACGGGAGTCATCATCAGCCACCTGGAACCTGGTCGGATGATAGTTCGCTTACCTTTTGCCTGGCAGAAAGTTTATGTAAAGGGTATGATCTCAATGATCTGGGACGTCGGTTTATTAACTGGCGAGAGCTGAATTACTGGACTCCTTATGGAAATGTATTTGATATTGGCTTTGCTACTTCTGATGCAATCAGTGATTTGATAAGGGGTGTAAATCCTGTTCATGCTGGCAGATCAGATGAGAGAAGCAATGGCAATGGGTCACTGATGCGGATTCTGCCTCTGTTGCTACATATTAAAGATATGCCTATTGAGAAACGCTATCAATACACGAAAGAAGTATCTTCTGTAACACATGCACATATTCGTTCTGTTATTGCCTGTTTTATTTATTTGGAATATGCTCGTCAGATTATAGAAGGAAAGGAAAAGTTCGAAGCCTTTGAGATAACTAAAAACCTGGTGAATGACTTCTTACAAAGTCAGGCTGTGTGTAGGCAGGAAGAAATAGATAAATTTCATCGTATTCTAATGAATCCGGTTAGTAATTATGAGATAAAACCGATTTATGAATATGATGAGAATGAAATTTCTTCCTCAGGATATGTGCTAAGTAGTCTGGAAGCTAGTTTCTGGTGTTTGCTAAACAGCAATTCGTATAGTGAGACAGTATTGAAAGCAGTGAATCTGGGAAGTGATACAGATACTACAGGTGCTATTGCTGGTGGACTCGCTGGTCTGTTGTATGGCTTTGAGCAAATTCCTGAATCATGGGTAATAGAGCTAGCACGCCGTCAGGATATTGAAGACTTGGCAATGAGACTACACAAGAAATATAATGGGATATCCTAGTCGAAGATTTATCCAGACCCTTATTTGAATACTTTTTAGCTTTTTTGATCGGTATAATCATTTACATGAATTAATAACTCAAATGATCTCTTACAATCCCAAAGAGTGGTTTACATTTATTTTTCGTTTTCACAAATCTGATACACTACGCCAGTTGGCCCCTCTTATGGCAGCACTTGGTGTCTATTCATGGGCAGTAGCCTATATGGAACTGGAATATTGGAAGCTATCAGAGAATAACCATCTTCGTAATCTGACAGTAATACATAGCTTATTAGGCTTCGTGATTTCCATGCTACTGGTTTTTCGGACAAATACTGCTTATGACCGTTGGTGGGAAGGACGTAGATTATGGGGTAGTTTAGTAAATAACAGCCGAAATCTGGCTATTAAGTTAGCTGCAATATTGCCACCAGAAGATGCATCCAATCGTCATTTTTTTAAACGTGTTATTGCATTGTATGCCTCTACGTTAGCCGCACACTTACAGTCAGAAGCAACAAGATTGGCTTTGGATGAGCAGGAACATCCGGACTTGAAGGATTTGGATAAAAGTAAACATTTGCCTAATCAAGTCGCTACCTTATTATTCGGACGGGCAAACAAATTGTATGAAGAAAACAAAATCAAAGAGGCTCAGCTAATTGTATTAAATGGAGAACTGCTTTCTTTTACTGACGTATGTGGTGCTTGTGAACGAATCAAGAATACTCCTATCCCCTTTTCCTATAGTATATTCATCAAAAAATTTATCTTCTTTTATGTGATGACTATGCCTTTTGGGTTTGTCTTTTCATTAGGATATTGGGTAATTCCGGTTGTTATTTTTGTCTTCTATGTACTGGCCAGTATAGAGTTGATTGCTGAGGAGATTGAAGATCCATTTGGTGGAGACGCCAATGACCTACCAACTTTCAAAATAGCTAGCAACATTAAAAAACACATCGGCGAAATATTATAAAACAGAAATATGACTGATACTACTATTAGCACTATCTCTATTCTGGGCTGTGGCTGGTTGGGCTTACCTTTAGCAAAAAAACTACTCGAAAAAGGGTATCTGGTAAAAGGAAGTACTACTACTACTGAAAAGTTAGGTGTTCTGGCTGAATCAGGGATACAACCTTTCTTAATTAACCTTCAACCCAGTGTTGCAGAAGTACATCAGAGTGAGTTATATGAGTTTTTACAGGCAGATATTCTGATTATTGATATTCCGCCACGTACTGTTATTCATGGTGATGAATTTCATGTGCAGCAAATTCGATCTTTAGCCGAATCCATATCAATACCTCTACCTCAAATCATATACATAAGTTCTACTTCTGTATATCCTGATAATAATCAGGTTGCTACTGAGGAAACAGAAGTAATAGAAAGTAATGCAATGGTACAAGTTGAATACTTGTTGAGGAATATTTCTGCTGCTACAACAATACTTCGTTGTGGCGGCTTAATGGGATATGGCCGTATTCCTGGGAAATATGTGGCAGGCAAAACAATTACAACTGGTAATGTACCTGTTAACTTTATATACAGAGATGATGTCGTAGAAGTTATTTGTGAGGTAATTGAGCAGAAAAAATGGGGTGTAACTTATAATGTCGTAGCACCTTTACATCCTGTTCGCAGACTTGTATATGATCAGAATGTAAAAGATCTGGGATTCCTCCCTCCTGTCTATGATGATTCTACATTGCCTGCGCATAAGGTCATCAGTAACGATAAGTTAGTTCAGGACTTAAAATATACCTTTCAGTTTCCTGATCCGGTTGCATTTCCTTATGGATCTTGAAAAGATCTAGAACCTATCTCACATCATATT encodes the following:
- a CDS encoding GAF domain-containing protein; translated protein: MRKIIKNNWLIVSFAAIVLLILINIWITIRNNKVIEQNSLLEKHTEEVKLATQGILNGTVHTLDLGVRGYALTKDTNLLSPYKSALVKHEPLFRKIDSLLKEQKYDKLDSLQLVKHEVDKYIQFMGEMVTLAEKDSMAAFTKMLKQDKGYDVWVKYAAFEKPVFAFQDQIKHKAQENYQTAMYQNILIQIILLIITLPTVYFIIYRLRKESKERRMLLLELENYNQNYFFHSRTQTEQATEEISVKDILDNSIQNIRRASDFVKNIANGDYSVTWEGMTEAIREKNTTTLAGELLQMKEQMQQVKEEDQKRNWVNEGLSYLGEILRKESDLTKISDRVLAELIKYLNANQGALFILQDENPARPVLQLRAAYAYNRKKYLNKEIAPGEGLAGQAWQEADTIYLTQIPQDYIKISSGLGDARPNNLLIVPLKYDDKIQGVIELASFKTFQPHEIAFVEKLGESMAVTFASAKISEKTSRLLVETQHMTELMRSQEEEMRQNMEEMQATQEEMERKRHEYMQQIEQLTLENKELKKMAIA
- a CDS encoding ADP-ribosylglycohydrolase family protein — translated: MSHRNFAREILFGVAVGDALGVPVEFKGRMELQDNPVTAMIGYGSHHQPPGTWSDDSSLTFCLAESLCKGYDLNDLGRRFINWRELNYWTPYGNVFDIGFATSDAISDLIRGVNPVHAGRSDERSNGNGSLMRILPLLLHIKDMPIEKRYQYTKEVSSVTHAHIRSVIACFIYLEYARQIIEGKEKFEAFEITKNLVNDFLQSQAVCRQEEIDKFHRILMNPVSNYEIKPIYEYDENEISSSGYVLSSLEASFWCLLNSNSYSETVLKAVNLGSDTDTTGAIAGGLAGLLYGFEQIPESWVIELARRQDIEDLAMRLHKKYNGIS
- a CDS encoding bestrophin family protein, which encodes MISYNPKEWFTFIFRFHKSDTLRQLAPLMAALGVYSWAVAYMELEYWKLSENNHLRNLTVIHSLLGFVISMLLVFRTNTAYDRWWEGRRLWGSLVNNSRNLAIKLAAILPPEDASNRHFFKRVIALYASTLAAHLQSEATRLALDEQEHPDLKDLDKSKHLPNQVATLLFGRANKLYEENKIKEAQLIVLNGELLSFTDVCGACERIKNTPIPFSYSIFIKKFIFFYVMTMPFGFVFSLGYWVIPVVIFVFYVLASIELIAEEIEDPFGGDANDLPTFKIASNIKKHIGEIL
- a CDS encoding SDR family NAD(P)-dependent oxidoreductase, whose protein sequence is MTDTTISTISILGCGWLGLPLAKKLLEKGYLVKGSTTTTEKLGVLAESGIQPFLINLQPSVAEVHQSELYEFLQADILIIDIPPRTVIHGDEFHVQQIRSLAESISIPLPQIIYISSTSVYPDNNQVATEETEVIESNAMVQVEYLLRNISAATTILRCGGLMGYGRIPGKYVAGKTITTGNVPVNFIYRDDVVEVICEVIEQKKWGVTYNVVAPLHPVRRLVYDQNVKDLGFLPPVYDDSTLPAHKVISNDKLVQDLKYTFQFPDPVAFPYGS